A single region of the Streptomyces sp. NBC_00425 genome encodes:
- a CDS encoding macrolide family glycosyltransferase — translation MTPGAPTPARHYALLLFADFGHIAPTLGVARELLARGHRVTYVVDERFGPVVEDCGARAVTYVSARGDFYRAADPSPDRLARDGYDLLVDTVRTVFPAALEALAADPPDVVLYDFETVAAGRVAARVLGAVPVQVCPSHAANETFSLRAQMWDPGHPLMAEGARVLIGFMGEHGIGLDEMGRYGTEWDTRNLVFLPRAFQIEGDGFDDRFAFVGPVFAEPEPGLWSPPDDGRRVALVSLGTESGDRGDFFRLCAEAFSPTEWHVVMTLGRDSDPALLGSLPAHVEAHPWLPHPAVLPHADVFVCHAGMGSLMESLSYGTPVVALPRAHELALSAQRLEELGVGRALVRTGLTAGRLAGTVEELLADPGGPAALASMRDAVRTAGGAARAADLLQTWAERVPATPALG, via the coding sequence ATGACGCCCGGCGCCCCCACGCCCGCCCGCCACTACGCCCTGCTGCTGTTCGCCGACTTCGGCCACATCGCCCCCACGCTGGGAGTGGCCCGTGAACTCCTCGCCCGCGGCCACCGTGTCACCTATGTCGTCGACGAGCGGTTCGGACCGGTCGTGGAGGACTGCGGCGCCCGCGCCGTCACCTACGTCTCCGCGCGCGGCGACTTCTACCGTGCCGCCGACCCCAGCCCGGACCGGCTCGCCCGGGACGGCTACGACCTCCTCGTCGACACCGTGCGCACCGTCTTCCCCGCCGCACTGGAGGCGCTGGCAGCCGATCCGCCCGACGTGGTGCTCTACGACTTCGAGACGGTCGCCGCCGGCCGTGTGGCCGCGCGTGTCCTCGGAGCCGTGCCGGTCCAGGTCTGCCCCAGTCACGCCGCCAACGAGACCTTCTCCCTGCGCGCCCAGATGTGGGACCCCGGGCATCCGCTGATGGCCGAGGGAGCCAGGGTGCTGATCGGTTTCATGGGCGAACACGGCATCGGACTCGACGAGATGGGCCGGTACGGCACCGAGTGGGACACCCGCAACCTGGTCTTCCTGCCGCGCGCCTTCCAGATCGAGGGGGACGGCTTCGACGACCGGTTCGCCTTCGTGGGCCCCGTCTTCGCCGAACCCGAACCCGGCCTCTGGTCGCCGCCGGACGACGGGCGCCGCGTCGCTCTGGTCTCGCTGGGCACGGAGTCGGGGGACCGAGGCGACTTCTTCCGTCTGTGCGCCGAGGCGTTCTCGCCGACCGAGTGGCATGTCGTCATGACGCTCGGCCGCGACAGCGACCCCGCGCTCCTCGGGTCGCTGCCGGCGCATGTCGAGGCGCACCCCTGGCTGCCGCACCCCGCCGTGCTGCCGCACGCCGACGTGTTCGTGTGCCACGCGGGCATGGGCAGCCTCATGGAGTCCCTGTCCTACGGCACGCCCGTGGTGGCCCTTCCCCGCGCTCATGAACTGGCGCTGAGCGCACAGCGGCTGGAAGAGCTGGGGGTCGGGCGGGCCCTGGTCCGGACCGGTCTGACCGCTGGGCGTCTCGCCGGCACGGTGGAGGAGCTGCTCGCCGACCCCGGCGGACCCGCGGCCCTCGCCTCGATGCGGGACGCCGTCCGCACGGCGGGCGGCGCCGCCCGTGCCGCCGACCTGCTGCAGACCTGGGCGGAGCGGGTTCCGGCGACGCCCGCGCTCGGCTGA
- a CDS encoding dTDP-4-dehydrorhamnose 3,5-epimerase family protein produces the protein MKVREMAVPDAYHITPHQFRDERGSFYESFRCDRLAEEIGRPVPVAQVNYSVSRRSTLRGLHGTLLSPGQAKVVCVVRGTVLDIVVDLRVGSPTWGVHEVNWLSAESGETLFVAEGLMHGFLALTDDTCVSYLCSTEFVPGTQVDVDPFDPDLALPWSLSETPVMSVKDSAAISVAEARDTGLLARYEDCLAYYEALRADAR, from the coding sequence ATGAAGGTTCGAGAGATGGCCGTGCCGGACGCCTACCACATCACGCCGCATCAGTTCCGTGACGAACGCGGCAGTTTCTACGAGTCGTTCCGGTGCGACCGGCTGGCCGAGGAGATCGGCCGTCCGGTGCCCGTGGCTCAGGTGAACTACTCCGTGTCGCGCCGCAGCACCCTGCGCGGACTGCACGGCACGCTGCTGTCGCCGGGGCAGGCCAAGGTGGTGTGCGTGGTGCGCGGCACCGTCCTCGACATCGTCGTGGATCTGCGGGTCGGCTCCCCCACATGGGGGGTGCACGAGGTGAACTGGCTGTCCGCCGAGTCGGGCGAGACGCTGTTCGTCGCCGAGGGGCTGATGCACGGGTTCCTCGCCCTCACCGACGACACCTGTGTGTCGTATCTGTGTTCCACCGAGTTCGTGCCCGGGACACAAGTGGACGTCGACCCTTTCGACCCCGATCTCGCCCTGCCCTGGAGCCTGTCGGAGACCCCCGTGATGTCGGTGAAGGACTCGGCGGCGATCTCCGTGGCCGAGGCCCGGGACACCGGGCTCCTGGCCCGTTACGAGGACTGCCTGGCGTACTACGAGGCGCTCCGGGCGGATGCCCGCTGA
- a CDS encoding NAD-dependent epimerase/dehydratase family protein, producing MPEVGALGRPGGADERSGRVLLLGATGFVGRHVGTALERAGYEVLAVARHPRKTPASWRFHPMDLADAEPRALVELIDEAHPEAVVNAAGEVWSPTADRMRHSNQLLVERLLAALAAAGPRPRLVQLGSVHEYSPQPRGVWLTESSPEVPATGYGQSKLHGTRAVLRAVGTGAADAVVLRLSNVIGAGTPRGSLLGQVATQLLEGTAEAAEGRTAEVRVSPLRSSRDFVDAQDVSRAVVAALRSPGAAGRVVNVASGASQPVRDMVDLLISISGRPARLVERPVTQSRSLTDADWMAVDVSAARTVLGWEPRRTPRDMVEDLWRAAAEQRDGSVGR from the coding sequence ATGCCGGAGGTCGGTGCGCTGGGACGCCCGGGCGGTGCGGACGAGAGGTCGGGCCGCGTGCTGCTCCTCGGGGCGACCGGATTCGTCGGCCGTCATGTGGGAACCGCCCTGGAGCGGGCCGGCTACGAGGTCCTCGCCGTCGCCCGTCACCCCCGCAAGACCCCGGCGTCCTGGCGCTTCCATCCCATGGATCTGGCCGACGCCGAGCCCCGGGCACTGGTCGAGCTGATCGACGAGGCGCACCCCGAGGCCGTGGTGAACGCCGCCGGAGAGGTGTGGTCGCCCACCGCCGACCGGATGCGCCACAGCAACCAGCTGCTCGTGGAGCGGCTCCTCGCGGCGCTGGCCGCCGCCGGCCCCCGGCCTCGGCTGGTACAGCTGGGCTCGGTGCACGAGTACAGCCCGCAGCCCCGAGGGGTGTGGCTCACGGAGTCCTCCCCGGAGGTGCCGGCCACCGGCTACGGGCAGTCGAAGCTGCACGGCACGCGTGCGGTGCTGCGGGCCGTCGGGACCGGCGCGGCGGACGCGGTGGTGCTGCGGCTGTCGAACGTCATCGGCGCCGGCACTCCGCGCGGGAGTCTGCTCGGGCAGGTGGCCACGCAACTGCTCGAGGGAACGGCCGAGGCGGCCGAGGGACGTACGGCCGAGGTGCGGGTGTCGCCGCTGCGCAGCAGCCGTGACTTCGTCGACGCGCAGGACGTGTCCCGGGCCGTCGTCGCGGCGCTGCGCTCCCCCGGCGCGGCCGGGCGCGTGGTGAACGTCGCGAGCGGAGCCTCGCAGCCCGTCCGGGACATGGTGGACCTGCTGATCTCCATCAGCGGCCGCCCGGCCCGGCTCGTGGAGCGTCCCGTCACGCAGTCGCGATCGCTGACGGACGCCGACTGGATGGCCGTGGACGTGTCGGCCGCGCGCACCGTCCTCGGATGGGAGCCGCGGCGCACGCCCCGCGACATGGTGGAGGACCTGTGGCGTGCCGCGGCGGAGCAGCGGGACGGGTCGGTCGGCCGTTGA
- the rfbH gene encoding lipopolysaccharide biosynthesis protein RfbH — MGNDKTEILDLVRDYHRSTLSSGFVPGITPVLASGAVLSEDDRVALVEAALDMRIAAGVSSRRLERALAKYFGLRKAHLTNSGSSANLLALSSLTSPQLGEDRLKRGDEVITVAAGFPTTVNPILQNGMVPVFVDVELGTYNASLERVEAAIGPRTRAIMMAHALGNPFQVREIAQLAEDRGLFLIEDNCDALGSTYEGQLTGTFGDLATESFYPAHHITMGEGGCVLTDNLALARIVESMRDWGRDCWCEPGEDNRCFKRFEHQMGSLPEGYDHKYIFSHVGYNLKSTDVSAALGLQQLSRIDEFGKARRHNWARLREGLDGLPHLLLPEATPGSDPSWFGFAITVQPGTPFQPGALIDHLESSMVATRRFFAGNLTRHPAYEGQEFRVSGPLTNSDITTERTFWIGVYPGLTDEMIDHSINTVIEYVTLPH, encoded by the coding sequence GTGGGGAACGACAAGACCGAGATCCTCGACCTGGTACGGGACTACCACCGCTCCACCCTCTCATCGGGGTTCGTGCCGGGCATCACGCCGGTGCTGGCGTCCGGTGCGGTGCTCAGCGAGGACGACCGGGTGGCGCTGGTGGAAGCGGCACTCGACATGCGCATCGCGGCCGGTGTCAGCTCGCGCAGGCTGGAACGTGCACTGGCGAAGTACTTCGGGCTGCGCAAGGCGCATCTGACCAACTCCGGCTCGTCGGCCAATCTGCTGGCCCTGAGCAGCCTGACCTCGCCGCAGCTGGGCGAGGACCGGCTGAAGCGCGGCGACGAGGTGATCACAGTGGCCGCCGGGTTCCCCACGACGGTCAACCCGATCCTGCAGAACGGCATGGTGCCGGTCTTCGTCGACGTCGAGCTGGGCACCTACAACGCCTCACTGGAGCGGGTGGAGGCGGCCATCGGTCCGCGCACCCGCGCGATCATGATGGCCCATGCGCTGGGCAATCCCTTCCAGGTGCGCGAGATCGCCCAACTGGCCGAGGACCGTGGCCTGTTCCTCATCGAGGACAACTGCGACGCGCTGGGCAGCACCTACGAGGGACAGCTCACCGGAACCTTCGGCGACCTGGCGACCGAGAGCTTCTATCCCGCCCACCACATCACGATGGGCGAGGGCGGCTGCGTGCTGACGGACAACCTGGCCCTGGCGCGGATCGTGGAATCGATGCGCGACTGGGGCCGGGACTGCTGGTGCGAGCCGGGTGAGGACAACCGCTGCTTCAAGCGTTTCGAGCACCAGATGGGTTCGCTGCCGGAGGGCTACGACCACAAGTACATCTTCTCCCACGTGGGCTACAACCTGAAGTCGACGGACGTCTCCGCGGCGCTCGGGCTCCAGCAGCTCAGCCGCATCGACGAGTTCGGCAAGGCCAGACGCCACAACTGGGCCCGGCTGCGGGAGGGCCTGGACGGGCTGCCGCACCTGCTGCTCCCCGAAGCCACGCCGGGCAGCGACCCGAGCTGGTTCGGCTTCGCCATCACCGTGCAGCCGGGCACACCGTTCCAGCCCGGCGCCCTGATCGACCATCTGGAGTCCAGCATGGTCGCCACCCGCCGCTTCTTCGCGGGCAACCTGACCCGTCACCCGGCTTACGAGGGACAGGAGTTCCGGGTCAGCGGACCGCTCACCAACAGTGACATCACCACCGAGCGGACGTTCTGGATCGGCGTGTACCCGGGCCTGACCGACGAAATGATCGACCACAGCATCAACACGGTGATCGAGTACGTGACCCTGCCGCACTGA